In one window of Geminocystis sp. NIES-3709 DNA:
- a CDS encoding transposase, with translation MYQKSEQEKIRLENFLSPSGIELSSDNRWVVMAKLIPWAELEKENSKLFSKKKDQLVKPFRMALGALILKKKMETTDKGIVALIQENPYLQYFIGLSEYTNIAPFKPSMIANFKQNINQKIIDKVHQIIVEEQIKKNLQE, from the coding sequence CCAAAAATCTGAACAAGAGAAAATTAGACTGGAAAATTTTTTATCACCTTCTGGAATAGAATTGTCCTCTGATAATCGTTGGGTAGTTATGGCAAAACTGATACCTTGGGCAGAATTGGAAAAAGAAAATAGTAAATTATTTAGCAAAAAAAAGGATCAATTAGTCAAACCATTTAGGATGGCATTAGGAGCATTAATACTCAAGAAAAAAATGGAAACCACAGACAAAGGAATTGTGGCACTAATACAAGAAAATCCTTATTTACAATACTTTATTGGATTATCTGAATATACTAATATTGCACCCTTTAAACCATCAATGATAGCTAATTTTAAACAAAATATAAATCAAAAAATAATAGATAAAGTACATCAAATAATAGTAGAGGAGCAAATAAAAAAGAATCTTCAAGAATAA